From a single Thioalbus denitrificans genomic region:
- a CDS encoding ribulose bisphosphate carboxylase small subunit, producing MSEMQDYKSSLGDTSSRKFETFSYLPEMDAERIRKQVEYIISKGWNPAIEHTEPQNAFSHYWYMWKLPMFGETDVDRILAEAEACHKAHPNNHVRLVGFDNYAQSKGAEMVVFRGKAV from the coding sequence ATGAGCGAAATGCAGGACTACAAGTCGAGCCTGGGTGACACCAGCAGCCGCAAGTTCGAGACCTTCTCCTACCTGCCCGAGATGGATGCCGAGCGCATCCGCAAGCAGGTGGAGTACATCATCTCCAAGGGCTGGAACCCGGCCATCGAGCACACCGAGCCCCAGAACGCCTTCAGCCACTACTGGTACATGTGGAAGCTGCCCATGTTCGGCGAAACCGACGTGGACCGGATCCTGGCCGAGGCGGAGGCCTGCCACAAGGCCCACCCCAACAACCACGTGCGCCTGGTGGGCTTCGACAACTACGCCCAGTCCAAGGGCGCCGAGATGGTGGTCTTCCGCGGCAAGGCCGTCTGA
- a CDS encoding CbbQ/NirQ/NorQ/GpvN family protein: MSDQIDREQYLIQEEPYYRPVANEVAMYEAAYDARMPVMLKGPTGCGKSRFVEYMAWKLGKPLITVACNEDMTASDLVGRFLLDINGTKWQDGPLTVAARMGAICYLDEVVEARQDTTVVIHPLTDHRRNLPLEKKGELVQAHPDFQIVISYNPGYQSLMKDLKQSTKQRFGALDFDYPSAEIETEIVAHEGHVDKAVAEKLVQVAQRSRNLKGHGLDEGMSTRLLVYAAQLIGKGIDPESACRMALVRPLTDDPDMRDTLDAAVGTYF; this comes from the coding sequence ATGAGCGACCAAATCGACCGCGAGCAGTACCTGATTCAGGAAGAGCCCTACTACCGCCCGGTGGCGAACGAGGTGGCCATGTACGAGGCGGCCTACGACGCGCGCATGCCGGTGATGCTCAAGGGCCCCACCGGCTGCGGCAAGTCCCGCTTCGTGGAGTACATGGCCTGGAAGCTGGGCAAGCCGCTCATCACCGTGGCCTGCAACGAGGACATGACCGCCTCGGACCTCGTGGGGCGGTTCCTGCTCGACATCAACGGCACCAAGTGGCAGGACGGCCCGCTGACGGTGGCCGCCCGCATGGGCGCCATCTGCTACCTGGACGAGGTGGTGGAGGCGCGCCAGGACACCACCGTGGTGATCCACCCGCTCACCGACCACCGGCGCAACCTGCCGCTGGAGAAGAAGGGCGAGCTGGTGCAGGCCCATCCGGATTTCCAGATCGTCATCTCCTACAACCCCGGCTACCAGAGCCTGATGAAGGATCTCAAGCAGTCCACCAAGCAGCGCTTCGGCGCGCTGGACTTCGACTATCCGAGCGCGGAGATCGAGACCGAGATCGTCGCCCACGAGGGTCACGTGGACAAGGCGGTGGCCGAGAAGCTGGTGCAGGTGGCCCAGCGCTCCCGCAACCTCAAGGGCCACGGCCTGGACGAGGGCATGTCCACCCGCCTGCTGGTCTACGCCGCCCAGCTCATCGGCAAGGGCATCGATCCCGAATCCGCCTGCCGCATGGCCCTGGTGCGCCCGCTCACCGACGATCCCGACATGCGCGACACGCTGGACGCGGCAGTGGGGACGTATTTTTAG
- a CDS encoding four helix bundle protein yields MQDYRRLLVWQRSHCLALLVYETTREFPQDERFGLCSQLRRAAASIPANIAEGSGRGSRDDFARFLRICGGSVHELEYQAMLARDLNYLAGERFEQLGARCAEIRRMLTGLLKKLVAGN; encoded by the coding sequence ATGCAGGATTACAGAAGGTTGCTGGTCTGGCAGCGGTCGCACTGTCTCGCCCTGTTGGTCTACGAGACAACGCGGGAATTTCCGCAAGACGAACGCTTCGGGTTGTGCAGTCAACTGCGTCGGGCGGCAGCTTCGATTCCAGCCAATATTGCCGAGGGGAGCGGGCGGGGCAGCAGAGATGACTTCGCTCGCTTCCTGAGAATATGCGGTGGTTCGGTTCACGAGCTGGAATACCAGGCCATGTTGGCCCGGGATCTGAACTACCTGGCTGGCGAACGGTTCGAGCAGCTGGGGGCTCGTTGCGCGGAGATTCGGCGCATGCTCACGGGGCTGCTCAAAAAGCTGGTTGCTGGAAACTGA
- a CDS encoding nitric oxide reductase activation protein NorD: MTIDFAEYVNCLELEAGHEHREALESSYHEAARVMSPRGLQNYLEGMRALCVLGRGRDLVLTYVGEMPGVAKEVGEDVIPDVVEALMKLASHTSGTVLTLMMASLPLAAQRLGDAEVLRGYLGLIHQLAGKAPRGLRPMLENLDELLAKLTLGGLRRWALWGAQAHARDLDGQMAYYGLKSESSRAVLRKERRGTLFVDNQRKLNFYLRALWGRAFFMRPTSGDYETRQGLRPFIEEFQIHVPDAYDTFHGIDGIEIYRAAVAHCAAHLVYTRRPISAEQLSPAQMKFIELFEDARVEYLAGREFPGLRKLWLSFLTAKPRPEEEAPEIHPVMELMLRMARALLDEHYEDEESAINAMAADFRARLAVDPYDSAISWNAGVEFYNHLSAYGAIPGLRVLESWPIPYRDDNRYIWAFAEADFGRGVDYQPASQQVRKYVSVLEMVNELDCELAGDDAQEIWVLDTPFYLDQEGCTINELEGKEPISEPYHYQEWDYHVQLYRPDWATVIERRQPKDDPEVMDAILTKHKPIASRIRHLIDALQPQGIVRKRGFEEGEEIDINAAVRAFIDIRRGVMPDPRINIRITRHVRDLAVVILLDLSESTNEPVEKDNPDSPTVVELTREATGLLAWAIDSIGDPFAVHGFASDGRHDVQYYRFKDFHQPYDDEAKSRLAGMQGGLSTRMGAALRHAGWHLGQQSAQKRLVLLVTDGEPADIDERDPQYLRHDTKKAVEDLAMQGIYTYCLTLDPLADRYVARIFGENRYAIVDHVERLPERLPAVFATITG, from the coding sequence ATGACCATCGACTTCGCCGAGTACGTCAATTGCCTCGAGCTCGAGGCGGGCCACGAGCACCGCGAGGCCCTGGAGTCCTCCTATCACGAGGCGGCCCGGGTGATGTCTCCGCGCGGACTGCAGAACTATCTCGAGGGCATGCGCGCGCTGTGCGTGCTGGGCCGCGGACGCGACCTGGTGCTCACCTATGTGGGGGAGATGCCCGGCGTGGCCAAGGAGGTGGGCGAGGACGTCATCCCGGACGTGGTGGAGGCGCTGATGAAGCTCGCCTCGCACACCTCCGGCACGGTGCTGACCCTGATGATGGCCAGCCTGCCGCTGGCGGCCCAGCGCCTGGGCGACGCGGAGGTGCTGCGCGGGTATCTCGGCCTGATCCACCAGCTGGCCGGCAAGGCGCCGCGGGGCCTGCGGCCGATGCTGGAGAACCTGGACGAGCTGCTCGCCAAGCTCACCCTCGGGGGGCTGCGGCGCTGGGCCCTGTGGGGCGCCCAGGCCCACGCCCGGGATCTCGACGGGCAGATGGCCTACTACGGACTGAAGAGCGAGTCCTCCCGGGCGGTGCTGCGCAAGGAGCGGCGCGGCACCCTGTTCGTGGACAACCAGCGCAAGCTCAACTTCTACCTGCGGGCACTGTGGGGGCGGGCCTTCTTCATGCGCCCCACCTCCGGCGACTACGAGACCCGCCAGGGGCTGAGGCCCTTCATCGAGGAGTTCCAGATCCACGTCCCCGACGCCTACGACACCTTCCACGGCATCGACGGCATCGAGATCTACCGCGCCGCGGTGGCCCACTGCGCGGCGCACCTGGTCTACACCCGCCGGCCCATCTCGGCCGAGCAGCTCTCCCCGGCGCAGATGAAGTTCATCGAGCTGTTCGAGGACGCGCGGGTGGAGTACCTGGCGGGCCGGGAGTTCCCCGGCCTGCGCAAGCTGTGGCTCTCCTTCCTGACCGCCAAGCCGCGGCCGGAGGAGGAGGCGCCGGAGATCCATCCGGTGATGGAGCTCATGCTGCGCATGGCCCGCGCGCTGCTGGACGAGCACTACGAGGACGAGGAGTCGGCCATCAACGCCATGGCGGCCGATTTCCGCGCCCGGCTGGCCGTCGACCCCTACGACAGCGCCATCAGCTGGAATGCCGGCGTGGAGTTCTACAATCACCTGTCCGCCTACGGCGCCATCCCCGGCCTGCGGGTGCTGGAGAGCTGGCCCATTCCCTACCGCGACGACAACCGCTACATCTGGGCCTTCGCCGAGGCCGACTTCGGGCGCGGAGTGGACTACCAGCCCGCCTCCCAGCAGGTGCGCAAGTACGTCAGCGTGCTGGAGATGGTCAACGAGCTGGACTGTGAGCTGGCCGGCGACGATGCCCAGGAGATCTGGGTGCTGGACACGCCCTTCTACCTCGACCAGGAGGGCTGCACCATCAACGAGCTGGAGGGCAAGGAGCCCATCTCCGAGCCCTACCACTACCAGGAGTGGGACTACCACGTGCAGCTCTACCGGCCCGACTGGGCCACGGTCATCGAGCGCCGCCAGCCCAAGGACGACCCGGAGGTGATGGACGCCATCCTCACCAAGCACAAGCCCATCGCCTCGCGCATCCGCCACCTCATCGACGCCCTGCAGCCCCAGGGCATCGTGCGCAAGCGCGGTTTCGAGGAGGGCGAGGAGATCGACATCAATGCGGCGGTGCGCGCCTTCATCGACATCCGCCGGGGCGTCATGCCCGATCCGCGCATCAACATCCGCATCACCCGCCACGTGCGCGACCTGGCGGTGGTGATCCTGCTGGATCTCTCCGAATCCACCAACGAGCCGGTGGAGAAGGACAATCCGGACAGTCCCACGGTGGTGGAGCTGACCCGCGAGGCCACCGGGCTGCTGGCCTGGGCCATCGACTCCATCGGCGATCCCTTCGCCGTGCACGGCTTCGCCTCCGACGGGCGCCACGACGTGCAGTACTACCGCTTCAAGGACTTCCACCAGCCCTACGACGACGAGGCCAAGTCGCGGCTGGCGGGGATGCAGGGCGGGCTCTCCACCCGGATGGGCGCGGCGCTGCGCCATGCCGGCTGGCACCTGGGCCAGCAGTCGGCGCAGAAGCGGCTGGTGCTGCTGGTCACCGACGGCGAGCCGGCCGACATCGACGAGCGCGATCCCCAGTACCTGCGCCACGACACCAAGAAGGCGGTGGAGGATCTGGCCATGCAGGGGATCTACACCTACTGCCTCACCCTCGATCCCCTGGCCGACCGCTACGTGGCCCGCATCTTCGGCGAGAACCGCTACGCCATCGTCGACCACGTGGAGCGGCTGCCGGAGCGGCTGCCGGCGGTGTTCGCCACGATCACGGGGTGA
- a CDS encoding roadblock/LC7 domain-containing protein yields MRADMLNSILSDLNGSSADIEASAVISTDGLMMAAQMPAGLDEDRVGAMSAAMLSLGGRTAQELARGGLEQVLIKGEKGYVLMTHAGAEAVVTVMAKPDARLGLIFLDVKRAAESIGNLI; encoded by the coding sequence ATGCGTGCAGACATGCTGAATTCCATCCTGAGCGACCTCAACGGCAGTTCCGCCGACATCGAGGCCTCGGCGGTGATCTCCACCGACGGCCTGATGATGGCCGCCCAGATGCCGGCCGGCCTCGACGAGGACCGCGTGGGCGCCATGAGCGCAGCCATGCTCTCGCTGGGCGGACGCACCGCCCAGGAGCTGGCCCGCGGCGGCCTCGAGCAGGTGCTCATCAAGGGCGAGAAGGGCTACGTGCTGATGACCCACGCCGGCGCCGAGGCGGTGGTGACGGTGATGGCCAAGCCCGACGCCCGGCTCGGCCTGATCTTCCTGGACGTGAAGCGGGCCGCCGAGAGCATCGGCAACCTCATCTGA
- a CDS encoding protoglobin domain-containing protein, which yields MADIDFEELTRYARAFTGLTPEREALLVQIGPAIRPLLPEVTEAFYADLARVPKAAAFIEGRIDALKATHLGWLESVFTGPFDAGYAARMYHVGDVHVKVQMPVEFMAASMTLVGNSLLTTVARVCGEDHERCIRTNAAVSAVLGFCLMIMQESYQSSSLAEELDRFLAITGMSRTLFNNLAGAYRA from the coding sequence ATGGCTGACATCGATTTCGAGGAACTGACCCGCTATGCCCGCGCGTTCACCGGCCTCACCCCGGAACGGGAGGCCCTGCTGGTCCAGATCGGACCCGCCATCCGCCCCCTGCTGCCGGAGGTCACCGAGGCCTTTTATGCCGACCTGGCCCGGGTACCCAAGGCGGCGGCCTTCATCGAGGGACGCATCGACGCCCTCAAGGCCACCCACCTGGGCTGGCTGGAAAGCGTCTTCACCGGCCCGTTCGATGCCGGGTACGCCGCCCGCATGTATCACGTGGGCGACGTGCACGTGAAGGTGCAGATGCCGGTGGAGTTCATGGCCGCCTCCATGACGCTGGTGGGCAACAGCCTGCTGACCACGGTGGCCCGGGTGTGCGGCGAGGATCACGAGCGCTGCATCCGGACCAACGCCGCGGTGAGCGCCGTGCTCGGCTTCTGCCTGATGATCATGCAGGAGTCCTACCAGTCCTCCAGCCTCGCCGAGGAGCTGGACCGCTTCCTCGCCATCACCGGCATGAGCCGGACCCTGTTCAACAACCTCGCCGGCGCCTACCGGGCCTGA
- a CDS encoding GTP-binding protein, which yields MSDYKIIFTGPVGAGKTTAITAISDTPPVSTDEAASDMTRSRKAGTTVAMDYGVLQLEGGERIHLYGTPGQERFDFMWEILTAGGLGLVLLIDNSRADPFRDLHFFLDAFRGFIAEQGVVIGVTRTDLGGPGLDAYHHELAGRDLNPAVFEVDARERDDVRLLVKALLYSLDPGLGA from the coding sequence ATGAGCGACTACAAGATCATCTTCACCGGCCCCGTCGGCGCCGGGAAGACCACGGCCATCACGGCCATCAGCGATACGCCGCCGGTATCGACCGACGAGGCAGCCTCGGACATGACCCGCAGCCGCAAAGCCGGCACCACGGTGGCCATGGACTACGGCGTGCTGCAGCTGGAGGGCGGGGAGCGCATCCATCTCTATGGCACCCCCGGCCAGGAGCGGTTCGACTTCATGTGGGAGATCCTCACCGCGGGCGGGCTCGGCCTGGTGCTGCTCATCGACAACAGCCGCGCCGATCCCTTCCGCGATCTGCACTTCTTCCTCGATGCATTCCGCGGCTTCATCGCTGAGCAGGGCGTGGTCATCGGCGTCACCCGCACCGACCTGGGCGGACCGGGCCTGGACGCCTATCACCACGAACTGGCGGGGCGCGACCTGAACCCGGCGGTGTTCGAGGTGGACGCCCGCGAGCGGGACGACGTGCGCCTGCTGGTCAAGGCCCTGCTCTACAGCCTCGATCCAGGCCTGGGAGCGTAG
- a CDS encoding type IV pilus assembly protein FimV — protein sequence MPPAFRRQPPPPPPGDEPAFRVARERALRLPRHLRNPHSATYLAHRVARAHADLRAHVQRIHLHLDLDDHEGACAALTDLFIALGERGTALRKRLLDLIGPRIPRAARGRLAEALERPIEARSPQAHCTGSVLSHGLVGDCRLVERIGAGDERGGDALEQADNLLRDGQLEAATRVLESALAGEPRRTDVLPLLLEIYRRTRDAERFNDTCDRLLGSGRPLPREWLLLADELAGAET from the coding sequence ATGCCGCCAGCTTTCCGGCGCCAGCCGCCCCCGCCCCCACCCGGCGACGAACCCGCCTTCCGGGTTGCCCGGGAACGGGCCCTGCGGCTGCCGCGCCACCTGCGCAATCCCCACAGCGCCACCTACCTGGCCCACCGGGTGGCGCGGGCACACGCCGACCTGCGTGCCCACGTGCAGCGCATCCACCTGCACCTGGACCTGGATGACCACGAGGGCGCCTGCGCCGCGCTGACGGACCTGTTCATCGCTCTGGGCGAACGCGGGACGGCGCTGCGCAAGCGCCTGCTGGACCTGATCGGACCCCGCATTCCCCGGGCTGCCCGCGGGCGGCTGGCGGAAGCGCTGGAGCGGCCGATCGAGGCGCGCAGCCCCCAGGCTCACTGCACCGGGTCGGTTCTTTCCCATGGCCTGGTGGGCGACTGCCGGCTGGTGGAACGCATCGGCGCCGGTGACGAACGGGGTGGCGATGCCCTCGAACAGGCCGACAACCTGCTCCGCGACGGGCAGCTGGAGGCGGCGACCCGGGTCCTGGAGTCCGCCCTGGCCGGGGAGCCCCGGCGCACCGACGTCCTCCCGCTGCTGCTGGAGATCTACCGCCGCACCAGGGACGCCGAACGCTTCAACGATACCTGCGATCGCCTGCTGGGGAGCGGCCGGCCGCTCCCGCGCGAGTGGCTCCTGCTGGCCGATGAACTGGCCGGTGCAGAGACATGA
- a CDS encoding ribulose-bisphosphate carboxylase codes for MDQSSRYADLSLREEDLIAGGRHVLCAYIMKPKAGYEYLSTAAHFAAESSTGTNVEVCTTDDFTKGVDALVYEIDPARELMKIAYPVELFDRNIKDGRAMLASFLTLTIGNNQGMGDVEYAKMHDFYVPPAYLRLFDGPSMNIQDMWRVLGRDMTNGGMVVGTIIKPKLGLRPQPFADACHQFWLGGDFIKNDEPQGNQVFAPLKETMRLVADAMRRAQDETGEAKLFSANITADDPFEIIARGEYILETFAENADHVAFLVDGYVAGPTAITTARRYFPNQFLHYHRAGHGAVTSPSAKRGYTAFVHCKMSRLQGASGIHTGTMGFGKMEGDAADKAIAYMLERDAADGPYFHQEWLGMKATTPIISGGMNALRLPGFFDNLGHSNVIQTSGGGAFGHKDGGTAGAKSLRQAQDAWQAGVNLVDYAMEHPELKGAFESFHWDADKLFPGWREKLGVAAA; via the coding sequence ATGGATCAGTCCAGTCGTTACGCGGACCTGTCGCTCAGGGAAGAGGATCTGATTGCCGGCGGACGGCATGTCCTTTGCGCCTACATCATGAAGCCGAAGGCCGGCTACGAATATCTTTCGACCGCGGCCCACTTCGCCGCCGAGAGCTCCACGGGCACCAACGTGGAGGTGTGCACCACCGACGACTTCACCAAGGGTGTGGACGCGCTGGTCTACGAGATCGACCCGGCCCGCGAGCTGATGAAGATCGCCTACCCGGTGGAGCTGTTCGACCGCAACATCAAGGACGGCCGCGCCATGCTGGCCTCCTTCCTGACCCTGACCATCGGCAACAACCAGGGCATGGGCGACGTGGAATACGCCAAGATGCACGACTTCTACGTGCCGCCGGCCTACCTGCGCCTGTTCGACGGTCCCTCCATGAACATCCAGGACATGTGGCGCGTGCTCGGCCGCGACATGACCAACGGCGGCATGGTGGTGGGCACCATCATCAAGCCGAAGCTGGGCCTGCGTCCGCAGCCCTTCGCCGACGCCTGCCACCAGTTCTGGCTGGGCGGCGACTTCATCAAGAACGACGAGCCCCAGGGCAACCAGGTGTTCGCGCCCCTGAAGGAGACCATGCGCCTGGTGGCCGACGCCATGCGCCGCGCCCAGGACGAGACCGGCGAGGCGAAGCTGTTCTCCGCCAACATCACCGCCGACGACCCCTTCGAGATCATCGCCCGCGGCGAGTACATTCTCGAGACCTTCGCCGAGAACGCCGATCACGTGGCGTTCCTGGTGGACGGCTACGTGGCCGGCCCCACCGCCATCACCACCGCCCGCCGCTACTTCCCGAACCAGTTCCTGCACTATCACCGTGCGGGCCATGGCGCGGTGACCAGCCCCTCGGCCAAGCGCGGCTACACCGCCTTCGTGCACTGCAAGATGTCCCGCCTGCAGGGCGCCTCCGGCATTCACACCGGCACCATGGGCTTCGGCAAGATGGAGGGTGACGCCGCCGACAAGGCCATCGCCTACATGCTGGAGCGCGATGCCGCCGACGGCCCCTACTTCCACCAGGAGTGGCTGGGCATGAAGGCCACCACGCCCATCATCTCAGGCGGCATGAACGCCCTGCGCCTGCCGGGCTTCTTCGACAACCTGGGCCACTCCAACGTGATCCAGACCTCCGGCGGCGGCGCCTTCGGCCACAAGGACGGCGGCACCGCGGGCGCCAAGTCCCTGCGCCAGGCCCAGGACGCCTGGCAGGCTGGCGTCAACCTGGTGGACTACGCCATGGAGCATCCGGAGCTGAAGGGCGCCTTCGAGTCCTTCCACTGGGATGCCGACAAGCTGTTCCCGGGCTGGCGCGAGAAGCTGGGCGTGGCGGCGGCCTGA
- a CDS encoding Tll0287-like domain-containing protein produces the protein MRKILITAILGALCTGPAVADPVADNTAEAREIVKQFFGDLKGKLQAAMKEGGPTNAIGVCRNEAPGIARSTSEQTGWSVGRTSLQLRNFQNRADDWERQALEEFDQRKAAGEDITKMEKAEVVSVNGQETFRYMKAIPTAALCLNCHGAELKPEVKAKLDELYPTDQATGYQEGDIRGAFTLSKTL, from the coding sequence ATGCGCAAGATCCTGATTACGGCCATCCTCGGCGCCCTCTGCACGGGACCGGCGGTCGCCGACCCCGTGGCCGACAACACGGCCGAGGCGCGCGAGATCGTCAAGCAGTTCTTCGGCGACCTGAAGGGTAAGCTCCAGGCGGCCATGAAAGAGGGCGGCCCCACCAATGCCATCGGCGTATGCCGGAACGAGGCGCCCGGAATCGCCCGGTCCACGTCCGAGCAGACGGGCTGGAGCGTGGGTCGTACCAGCCTGCAGCTGCGCAACTTCCAGAACCGCGCCGACGACTGGGAGCGCCAGGCCCTGGAGGAATTCGACCAGCGCAAGGCGGCCGGCGAGGACATCACCAAGATGGAGAAGGCGGAGGTGGTGAGCGTGAACGGCCAGGAAACCTTCCGCTACATGAAGGCCATTCCCACCGCGGCGCTGTGCCTGAACTGCCACGGCGCCGAGCTGAAGCCGGAGGTCAAGGCGAAGCTCGACGAACTCTACCCGACGGACCAGGCCACGGGTTACCAGGAGGGCGACATCCGTGGCGCCTTCACCCTGTCCAAGACGCTGTGA
- a CDS encoding sigma-54 interaction domain-containing protein: protein MNRQQHTLIGQAPEFQAVVRATRIVAATDVALLILGESGTGKELLAHAVHQHSRRAGRAFVSVNCAALPETLAESELFGHRRGAFTGATTDSPGRIRSAAGGTLLLDEIGELPLSMQAKLLRFLESGECQALGQSMPERVDVRIIAATNRDLLAEVEAGRFREDLYYRLNVVPLELPPLRERGGDVSLLVNHLTAEIATQHGLEPPRYTPQARALLEGYGWPGNVRELRNVCERMVVFCSGREVGPDNLPREIRRGISVHATTRGGAFALPDSGVCLDDVEADLIRQALDMARGNRSKAARLLGLTRDTLLYRLKKYAIEA from the coding sequence ATGAACAGACAACAACACACCCTGATTGGGCAAGCACCTGAGTTCCAGGCCGTCGTCAGGGCGACGCGCATCGTGGCGGCCACGGACGTGGCGCTGCTCATCCTCGGGGAGTCGGGCACCGGCAAGGAGCTTCTCGCCCATGCCGTGCACCAGCACAGTCGCCGGGCGGGCCGCGCGTTCGTTTCCGTCAACTGCGCCGCCCTGCCCGAAACCCTGGCCGAATCGGAACTCTTCGGACACCGCCGGGGGGCCTTCACCGGCGCCACCACCGACAGCCCGGGCCGTATCCGCTCCGCGGCCGGCGGCACCCTGCTCCTGGACGAGATCGGCGAGCTGCCCCTGTCCATGCAGGCCAAGCTGCTGCGCTTCCTGGAATCCGGAGAGTGCCAGGCCCTGGGGCAGTCGATGCCGGAGCGGGTGGATGTGCGCATCATCGCCGCCACCAACCGTGACCTGCTGGCGGAAGTCGAGGCGGGACGCTTCCGGGAAGACCTCTACTACCGGCTCAACGTGGTTCCGCTGGAACTGCCGCCCCTGCGCGAACGCGGCGGCGACGTCTCCCTGCTGGTGAATCACCTCACTGCCGAGATCGCCACGCAGCACGGCCTGGAGCCGCCGCGCTACACCCCGCAGGCACGTGCGCTGCTGGAGGGCTACGGCTGGCCCGGCAACGTACGCGAGTTGCGCAATGTCTGCGAGCGCATGGTGGTCTTCTGCAGCGGTCGCGAGGTGGGACCGGACAACCTGCCGCGCGAGATCCGCCGCGGCATCAGCGTCCACGCAACCACCCGTGGCGGAGCCTTTGCCCTGCCGGATTCCGGCGTCTGCCTGGACGACGTGGAAGCCGACCTGATCCGCCAGGCCCTGGACATGGCCCGCGGCAACCGCAGCAAGGCCGCACGCCTGCTCGGGCTTACCCGCGACACCCTGCTCTACCGGCTGAAGAAGTACGCCATCGAGGCCTGA
- a CDS encoding sulfite exporter TauE/SafE family protein: MNVTPLFAFAVGLMSILHCLGMCGSIISALTLSLPQSVRSQRRLLLTYLAVYNLGRVGSYALAGALAGGLGKALAGTLALRHGHLVLSLLGACIMAGIGLYLAGWFPRFAELERIGTPLWSRLEPLARRLTPVSSLPQAFLFGAVWGWLPCGLVYSALIWSTTSGGAVEGALLMLAFGLGTVPAVYSAGVLMNWLARLARRPYMRQAVGISLLIMAFFMLAWSLGVETEGMPEGVRSSVSHLNEVVFA; the protein is encoded by the coding sequence GTGAACGTTACTCCACTGTTCGCCTTCGCCGTGGGGCTGATGAGCATCCTGCACTGCCTCGGCATGTGCGGCAGCATCATCAGCGCCCTGACGCTCAGCCTGCCCCAGTCGGTGCGCAGTCAGCGCCGGCTGTTGCTGACCTACCTGGCGGTCTACAACCTGGGCCGGGTCGGTAGCTACGCGCTGGCCGGAGCCTTGGCCGGTGGCCTGGGAAAAGCCCTGGCCGGAACGCTGGCGTTGCGGCATGGCCATCTGGTCCTGAGCCTGCTGGGTGCGTGCATCATGGCCGGCATCGGGCTTTACCTGGCCGGCTGGTTCCCGCGCTTCGCCGAGCTGGAGCGCATCGGGACGCCGCTGTGGAGCCGCCTCGAGCCGCTGGCCAGGCGGTTGACGCCGGTGAGCTCGCTGCCCCAGGCGTTCCTGTTCGGAGCGGTCTGGGGCTGGCTGCCCTGTGGACTGGTCTACTCGGCGCTCATCTGGTCCACCACTTCGGGGGGAGCGGTGGAGGGCGCGCTGCTGATGCTGGCCTTTGGCCTGGGCACCGTCCCCGCGGTCTACTCCGCGGGGGTACTGATGAACTGGCTGGCGCGCCTGGCACGCCGGCCCTACATGCGCCAGGCAGTCGGGATATCCCTGCTGATTATGGCGTTTTTCATGTTAGCATGGTCGCTGGGTGTCGAAACCGAAGGTATGCCTGAGGGGGTCAGGTCCTCGGTTTCGCATTTGAACGAGGTTGTTTTCGCATGA
- a CDS encoding SCO family protein has translation MGQRVLMAVALVLGGVLAWLVLVWNPAPDEGVAVPPRGGDFTLQSASGPVSLHDYAGRVVLIFFGYTHCPDICPTSLAMTAQALSALTPGELERVRVLFVSVDPERDTPAHLAEYVAYFHPAITGVTGSPAVLADVAGRYGAAYRRQEVGSASGYLVDHTAFIYLVDQEGRLRQSLPHGMPPAEMVAAIRALLDERR, from the coding sequence ATGGGTCAACGCGTATTGATGGCGGTCGCCCTGGTGCTGGGCGGTGTCCTGGCCTGGCTGGTGCTGGTCTGGAATCCGGCGCCGGACGAGGGGGTGGCGGTGCCGCCCCGGGGTGGCGACTTCACCCTCCAGTCCGCCTCGGGTCCTGTGTCGCTGCACGACTACGCCGGCCGGGTCGTGCTGATCTTTTTTGGCTACACTCATTGCCCCGATATCTGTCCCACGTCGCTGGCCATGACCGCCCAGGCCCTGTCGGCGCTGACGCCCGGGGAGCTGGAGCGGGTGAGGGTCCTGTTCGTGAGCGTGGATCCGGAGCGGGACACCCCCGCCCACCTGGCCGAATACGTGGCCTATTTCCACCCCGCCATCACCGGCGTCACCGGCTCGCCCGCGGTCCTGGCCGATGTGGCCGGGCGCTACGGCGCGGCGTACCGGAGGCAGGAGGTGGGCTCCGCGTCCGGCTACCTGGTGGATCACACCGCGTTCATCTACCTGGTGGATCAGGAGGGGCGTCTGCGCCAGTCGCTGCCGCACGGCATGCCGCCGGCGGAGATGGTCGCCGCCATCCGCGCCCTGCTTGATGAGCGACGCTGA